AAACCCATGCGCCCGCATGCCTTTGATCCATGCTGGGTTCGCTGCGCGGGCCTGCACCACACGGGCGATTTCTTCGGGCAGTGCGCGGGCACGCGGGCGATCAGGATTGGTGTTGTCCAGATGATAAAGTGACGATTGCCCGCCCGTGACCGCTTGCGCAGCGGCGAAACCGGCCTCATGGGCGGCATAGTCCGCGGCCAATAACAGATCCGTTTCCGGCAAGTCCTGCGCATGTACAAATGTGTCTGCCTGTGCGACGCGGTCCCGAATGCCTTGATCGTGTTTTTCGACTTTTTCACCGTCCAAGGCCCAGGCGCTGGCCTTCAGCCAAGCTTCTCCAGCCGCTTTGCGCCCCTCTGCTGTGAAAGTTTGCGCAGCATCGCTCATGCCAACGCCGAAACTCCCCGGTGCCGGACCATAGACCCGCGCAAGATCAGAACCCTCAACATAAGGGTTCCAATCAGGCGCCTCATCACGCGCAGCCAAGGCCCGCACGGCTTGGGCAAAAAGGGCCGAAAGCGTTGGAAACACATCGCGAAACAGTCCTGACACCCGCAAGGTCACGTCAATCCGAGGGCGATCCAGATCCGTGATCGGCAAAACCTCGATGCCCGATACCCGTTCAGATCCCGCATCCCAGATGGGCCGCACGCCCAGCAGATGCAACGCCATGGCGAAGTCCTCACCGGCAGTGCGCATGGTTGCAGAGCCCCAGAGATCAACGATGAGACCTCGCGGCCAATCACCTGCGTCCTGTAGCTGCCGACGGACCAATTCCTCAGCCAGCTTGACGCCTTGAGCATAGGCCGCCCGTGTGGGGACGGACCTTGGATCCGTGGTGTAAAGGTTACGTCCGGTTGGCAGTACATCCCTGCGTCCGCGATAGGGTGACCCGGAGGGACCGGGCGCAATACGGCGTCCCTCCAAAGCGTCCAGAAGCGCGCGTTGTTCTGCCGTGCTGGAGGATGCCGTTTCAAAACCGCTCTGATTTTGCGTTGCACGCCCCCAGATGTGAAGCCCTTCGCCAAACTGGCTTTCTTTGATGTCACAGACAAATCGGTCGATGCGTGTAATCGCCTCGGCACTACAAGCCGCGCGCGCCAATCCAAGATCATCCTCCACCCCCAAGGCTTGCGCCTCCAGACGGATATCTTCCTGCAAGCGGTCCCGCCGCCTGGGGTCCAGACCGTCAGCATTCGAGAATTCATCCAGCAGGGCTTCCAGTCGTACCAATTTTTCGGGCGTCCCACTGTCCCGCATTGGCGGCGGGATATGTCCCAAAGTGACCGCACCAATACGACGTTTGGCTTGCGCCGCTTCGCCCGGATCATTGACGATGAATGGATAGATGACCGGCAAGGCCCCGGTAAGCACCTCGGGCCAACAGGTTTCAGAGAGAGCCACGGATTTACCAGGCAGCCATTCCAAGGTGCCATGCGCGCCAATGTGCACCAGCGCATCCATCTGCGATTGGAGCCAGAGGTAGAACGCCACATAGGCGTGGCGCGGCGTGCGCGATAGATCGTGATACTCATCACCCCGGTTCTTTGGCGTGCCGCGTTCAGGTTGCAACGCAACCATGACCTTGCCGCATTGGATTGCGGAAAAATGGAACGCGCTATCTTCTATATCGGGGTCGTTTTCGGGTGGACCCCAGGCGTCATGCAAATCCTGCTGCAATGCGCTGGGTAGGTTTTCCAGTGCCTTTTGATAGTCCGAAAGCGCCCATGCCTGAGACCGCGCAAGTAACCTCTGAGGCAGATCTGACCCTGGCACCGTGGTGTCATATCCCGCCTCAGTCAGGTCCTGCAAGATCGCCTGCGCAGAGGCCGGTGCATCCAAACCCACCGCGTGGCCCATGTTCCAGTCTTTGCCCGGATAGGTAGACAAAACCAGCGCGATGTGGCGGTCGCGCGCAGGTGTTTCTGCCAGTGTAAGCCAACCATGCACCCGGTCTGCCGTGGCGGCAACACGCGCGGTTTCCGGTCGGTGCCCAAAGCGGGAATACTCAAGGTCCGGGTCTCGCAATCCCGGCTCTTTGAACGAGACCACACCGCCCATGATCCGACCATCCACTTCGGGCAAGACAACATGCATTGCCAGATCAGAGGGAGACAGCCCGCGTTCGGCACCCGCCCAGGCTTTGCGCGTCGAGGTGGCAAGAGCCACTTGAAACACTGGAACATTACTTGCATCCAGCGGCGATGACCCATCCGCGCCTTTTCCACTAAAGGCCGTTGCATTCACAATAGCTGCGGGCTTTAGATGTGCGATTTGACGTCGGAGCCAAGTGGCCGCTTGTGGGGCCTTCAATGAGGGCGCAAAAAGCCCGATTACTTGGTACCCACGAGATCTGAATGCCTCGAAAAGCGCCGCAATCGGTGCCAAATCCGCCGCCACCAGATACGAGCGATAGAATGTAATGGCGATGAGTGGCGTCGACACGTTGGTCTGCGCCAGAACGGGACAGGTCACGCCGTGCTCTGGCGTCCAAGCTCCAACGGAGGGCAAAACCTTCGATCCACTGACCGGCCCCGCATAGAGGCCTGCGGCCAGCGACAATTGCGCCAGTGCTGCCTGCGCTGCAATCGCGCCGCCCGTATCACATAAATGCGCCAACCGGCGCAAAGTGGACACAGGGAGCGTGGAAAATTCATCAAGGCGCGCGTCAACCCGACCGTCCGCTGGCAATACTGCCAATGCTATTCCCTTGCGCTTTGCCAATGTGCAAACCTGTTGCAAACCATAGGCCCAATAAGGCACGCCACCGATCAAGCGGATCAGGATGCCTTTGGCCCCCTCAAGCGTCTGCTCGACATAGGTATCCACCGACAAGGGATGTTTGAGGGCCACCAGATTGGCCAGCCGTAAGGTGGGCATTTTGGCCACCGCTCCGCCCCCGCGTCGCCAGCCTTCCGCGAAAGCCCCAAGGTCGCTGTCCGAAAACGACAACACCACCAGATCCGCAGTCGTCTGACCCAGATCCATTGGCGTCTCGGTTTCTTCCAACCCATGACTTTCGCGGAATACGACGTGCATTGTGCGCTACTCTGCGGGCTCGATGGCTTTCACACCCAGCACCGATTTGATTGTCTCGGTCTTGATGTCGTCATGTTCTGCGATCACCACCAAACGCCCCTGACGCGCCTCGCCGGGCTGCCATGGTCGGTCATATTGGTGCCGCACGCGCGCCCCCACCGCCTGTACCAACAAACGCATCGGCTTACCCGCAACCGCCGCATAGCCTTTCACCCGAAGGGTATTATGCGCATTGGCCAATTCCTGCACGGCGCGCACCAAATCTTCTGGGTCGGATAGCTCTGGAATATCGACCACAATGCTCTCAAAGTCTTCATGATCGTGGTCATGCGGGCCGTCGTGATGGCTGGGGCGTGCATCCATGTCGTCTTCTGCTGCGGCCTCCAACCCCAGAATAATACGCGGATCCACAACGCCCTCGGCCACTTCGACCACCGGCAATGGGCGGGGTACTTCGGCGGCGATGACAGCCTTGGCTTTTGCGATGCCCTCAGGACCCGCCAGATCGGGTTTGGTCAGCAATATAATGTCCGCACAGGAAATCTGATCCTCGAACACCTCAGACAAAGGCGTTTCGTGATCAATGCTTTCATCCGCTTCACGCTGGGCATCCACGGCGGCCACATTCGGCGCAAAACGCCCTGCCGCCACGGCCTCGGCGTCCGCCAATGCGATCACACCATCCACGGTGATTTTTGAACGGATATCGGGCCAGTCAAACGCCTTCAACAACGGTTTGGGCAAAGCAAGGCCAGAGGTTTCGATCAATATATGATCCGGGCGCGGTTCCAACGCCATCAGCGCCTCAATGGTTGGAATGAAATCATCCGCCACCGTGCAACAGATACATCCATTGGCCAGTTCCATAATGTTTTCCGCCGGGCAATCCGGGATTGCGCAGCTTTTGAGGATATCGCCATCCACGCCCACATCGCCAAATTCATTGACAACAATCGCCAGACGTTTGCCGCCCGGGTTCTGCATCAACTGGCGGATCAGCGTGGTCTTACCAGAGCCGAGAAAACCGGTGACGACGGTTACAGGGAGTTTTGCAAGATCAGTCATTTTGAATCTCCAGCGGCGGTATGCGCGCGATACAGTTGCGTTTGAAATGTTCAGGTCGTTCACGCCAAGGAATTAACCCATCCGTTGTGGCGTTGTAGCGTGCAGCGCCGTCCAGCAGAATGTCAGGATGCGACACTTCGTCGATGTTTCCGTAAATATAGGTCCAACGGTCCCCACCGCGCAGGGCAATCGTGCACCCGTGATTGCAGTTTTGCAGGCATTCCACCGCTTTAATCCGCACACCGGCGGGCATTTCTTGTCCGGCCAGAGTATCAAACAAACGCTGGCCGGGGCGGCGTTCGTCTTCAGGAATTTCCATGCCACGCCTGCATTTCACGCAGACCAGTAATTCCGTTGTCTGACCGTCAAACGCGGTCGCCTCTGTCGTCATAATATCCTGTCCCATCTGATATGGGACGTGGGTCTGATGGCGAGAAGAGCCTGATCGTTCAGGGCATGTCCCGACACCGGAGCACCCCGCCCGGTTCCTTCACGTTCCGCTGGCAGGTCTCCCGGCTCACGGATTTCAACAGCTTCGCTGCCTTCGGTCTGTTCGGCCTTCCCGGATAGCTATCCAGTGGCAATGACAGACCTTTCCGTTCACGGTCGCGGGGGCGGCTGTGGTTTATCAAATTGCTTTGAACACACATTCCCTTTTCACTTGGGCAAAGCCAAGCACCAACGAGCCTCAACTGTGTCGGAACGCCGTGTAATGTCAAGCGCTAGCGCGTCGAGTCACGAGGTCATCTTCTCAGATGTCGGTATTGTGCCGAGCACTGGCGTTTTTGCCACGCCACAGGATGAACAATCCCGACACGACAATCAAACCGCAGCCTGCAAAAACCGTCATCTCCACCTGCTCTCCAAAGAGAACAACTCCAAAACCTATCCCAAACAGCAATCGTGTATAGCGAAAGGGAGTCACTGCGGACACGTCACCACTGCGCATTGCTTTCATCAGACTGGTATATGCCACCACACCCGCGCCGGTTGCCCCCAAGAGAATGAATGCGTCGAGCCCATTTGGGTGCACAAATGACGTCTGCGCCCAAAGGGAATACAATCCACCTGCAATGGTGACCGACAAAAATCCATAAAGCCCCAAAATGGCAGCGCTCAAGGACGCGGGTGCAGCGCGACTGGCAAGATCGCGACCAGCAAAACCCAACATGCCAATGACCGCCAAGACCGAGAGCATTGAAAAACTGTCCGATCCGGGACGGATGATCACCAGGACGCCGGCCATTCCGATCAGAATGGCACACCATCTGCGCGGTCCGACATTTTCGCCAAAAAACCACGCGGCTCCCGCGACCACGACCAGAGGCGTCGCCTGCAAAATCACAGTGGCCGATGACAGGGGTGTTAAAGTGATGGCGAGTACAAAAAACAATCGCCCGATGATCTCAAAGAAAACCCGCAAGCGCATCGGGCGTGATATCACATCTTTCGTGAACAAAGGGTCTTTGTTCAGCAGGGACATGCCGGCAAAAAGGACGCTGCCCCCCAGTCCGAATATTACCAGGATCTGACCAACCGGAAGGTTCTGCGATGCAGCCTTGATGAAAACGTCCTCAACGGCAAAGGCTGCCATGGCAAAAACCATCCACATGCTGCCGACCGCATTGGCGCGGGTGTCGGTGGCGATGTCCGGACGCACTCAGTCTCCAATGTCAGTGAGGCCGTTAGGGCATTTGTTCAATGCCTGTCGCATGGAGGAATGTTTGAACTGCGTCAACGCAAAAGCAACGGTGGCGTGGAAATTCCTCGCGCTCGGGTCCGACAGTACTAAGCGGTGGCAGTCACCGCGCGGCCTTGCTGGTCAAACCATTCCATCAAGGCTGTTTCTGTTGCATCCAGCGGCTGCGCCAAATCGCCGGTGAATTCGTCGAATGCAGAGAGGTTCAAGGCGTTCAATCCAACCAGAACCGGAACATCCAGACTGAGGGCTTCCGCAATCACCGGACGAAACCCTCGCCCGCCTGCCTCGTGCTTGCCGAACTTGTTGACGATGAGCAGGTCAGCGCCTTTTTGCAACTCTGTACTCACAAGCCCCACTGCGTTTTCCAGCGCGTCGGGATCCAATCGGCATCCCTTTGCGGCAGGGCCCAGATTTTGAGAAATCCGTATGATCGGTCCGCCTGGCATGATTTTGACGTCCATGTCGCACAGACCGCTGCCGCAGGTTTCCGAATTCTCCTGCACCGCCCCGCACACTCGCAGGCCTTGCGCCAAAACACGGCGCGCAAACCCGAAGAGCAACAGATCGGTATCGCCCTTTCCAGGCGCCATTGTATAAGCAATTCTCATATTAGGACGCAGATTAGGATAAATCTTGTGACGACGCCAGAGCTCGCAAAATGACAAGGGCGCGCCGATGGTTTGCGCCGCATTCCGCGAGCATTGAAAGCGCCTTTTGCAGAGCAGAACGGGATTGCCTTGCCAAGACCGCCAGCGTATCTGAACGCTCGGCCATGATCACCTGCACAACGGCCGCTTCGACCAGATCAGCCTTGCCGCAGTTCAGGATCCTCTGTGCCACATTCTGGCGCACCGAAACCGCGTTGTCTTTGATGTAATCCACCGCTTTGGCCGGCGGCAGGCTCAGAGCAGCTTCGGCGCGGATCAGGGCATCTTCGTCTTTTAATGCCGGCTCAAGGATGTCGCTGTCCGGGCACCGCGTGAGGACCCGTAAGGCAGACATTCGGATCAGCGGGTCATCTCCTGCAAATGCGGCGCGCGCCTTGTCGGTAATCTCGGGCGTCAGGTCCCGCCCCGAGAGCGCTTCCCACGCCCTGCGGCGCACCGTGTCATCCGGATCTTCAATCCGTGATATCATGGCCTCTGTCAGGGATGGCGCATCACAAGCTCTAAAGACCCGCATGGCATCAATTGCCAAAGACAGGGCCAGATCATCGGATCCTTCCACGGCTCGGCGTCTGGCGCGTTTTGCGCCAGACTCTTCGGGTGTTTCACCGGCTTGTGACTGCGGCGCGATCACGTTTCCATCCGACAAAATGGAGTCCAGAGTGCTTTGCCCCTCAAGCGCTGGCGTTTCGTCGCGCTCCATGATGTCGCCCTCGGGCGTGATCCATATCTTGCGCGGACCCGCGCCCTCTTTTGGCGTACCGGCGTCCGGACCGCTTTGCAGACCACTTTCGTCAGGGTCTCTTTTCGGCATCGCCACCGCGCCGGCAATAAAGGCCGCCGCGAGGTCGAGCGCAGCTTCATCGCTGTCACTGCGCACCAACAGAGTGGTCAAAAGCGTGGCGCGGACCTGACGCGCCGGGTTTTCCAACAGCTCGGCAAGCAAATCCGTCGATACACTCAGTTCGGGTGCCGCCAGGGCTTTTGATGCCGCCACCCGCACCTCAAGATCGCTTTGCCCAGTTTCCAGAATCTGAACCAGAGGGCCCACTGCGCGATCGGGGGCCAAATGCACCAACCTGTCGATTACCCCCATGGCCAGCTCAGGCGTACAGCGTGGCAGCCAGGACAACATGTTATCGACCAATGCCTCATGGAATTCCGGTTCAAGGGGAAAACTCAGACATTCCAATGCTGCCGCCTTGACGGTATCACTGGGATCGCCAAGACAGGTTTGGGCCAGACCTAGAAAGGCGGATGATGCGCGTCGCAGAGCAGCCGCGCGCACCAACGCGCTTGCATCGCTTTGCGCAAGTGATTGAAGACCTGGATCATCTGCCGCCATCGCCTTGATCGCCAGCAATCGTAATTCGGCCTCGGGGGCTGCGAGAATCTCATCGAGCCGTAACATGAAATCCTCGGGGGCCGCGCGGGCCAATGCCGCCGCGGCGCGGCGCCGTGACGCCCCCGTGGTGAGATTGAACACTTCTATCAGGGTCGCAACCCCCACCGCGCCCATTTGCGAAAGCGCGTGAAAGACAGGCACGTCAAGCGACTGGCCAAACTCATCCATCAAAGCCGCTGTCATGTCATCAATGGCTTCTTCTGCGCCAATCTCCCCCAAAGCCCGGATCGCAGCCGTTTGAATGTCCAGCCATTCTTCCCAGTCGCTGCCTTCATCTTCCCAGGCGACCTGATCTTCGGATCGCGACCGTACCAGGGATCGCAACAGCGGAATGGCCTCCGGGGCACACAGATGCGACAAAGCGCTGATCGCGGCCAATTTGACTTCGCGCACCGGATCATCTTTCAGAGAATGCAAAATGTCTGCGGTGTCACCACCACGTACCAGAGGGACCAATGCCTCCATGGCATCGCTGCGCACATCC
This genomic interval from Paracoccaceae bacterium contains the following:
- the cobN gene encoding cobaltochelatase subunit CobN, which codes for MHVVFRESHGLEETETPMDLGQTTADLVVLSFSDSDLGAFAEGWRRGGGAVAKMPTLRLANLVALKHPLSVDTYVEQTLEGAKGILIRLIGGVPYWAYGLQQVCTLAKRKGIALAVLPADGRVDARLDEFSTLPVSTLRRLAHLCDTGGAIAAQAALAQLSLAAGLYAGPVSGSKVLPSVGAWTPEHGVTCPVLAQTNVSTPLIAITFYRSYLVAADLAPIAALFEAFRSRGYQVIGLFAPSLKAPQAATWLRRQIAHLKPAAIVNATAFSGKGADGSSPLDASNVPVFQVALATSTRKAWAGAERGLSPSDLAMHVVLPEVDGRIMGGVVSFKEPGLRDPDLEYSRFGHRPETARVAATADRVHGWLTLAETPARDRHIALVLSTYPGKDWNMGHAVGLDAPASAQAILQDLTEAGYDTTVPGSDLPQRLLARSQAWALSDYQKALENLPSALQQDLHDAWGPPENDPDIEDSAFHFSAIQCGKVMVALQPERGTPKNRGDEYHDLSRTPRHAYVAFYLWLQSQMDALVHIGAHGTLEWLPGKSVALSETCWPEVLTGALPVIYPFIVNDPGEAAQAKRRIGAVTLGHIPPPMRDSGTPEKLVRLEALLDEFSNADGLDPRRRDRLQEDIRLEAQALGVEDDLGLARAACSAEAITRIDRFVCDIKESQFGEGLHIWGRATQNQSGFETASSSTAEQRALLDALEGRRIAPGPSGSPYRGRRDVLPTGRNLYTTDPRSVPTRAAYAQGVKLAEELVRRQLQDAGDWPRGLIVDLWGSATMRTAGEDFAMALHLLGVRPIWDAGSERVSGIEVLPITDLDRPRIDVTLRVSGLFRDVFPTLSALFAQAVRALAARDEAPDWNPYVEGSDLARVYGPAPGSFGVGMSDAAQTFTAEGRKAAGEAWLKASAWALDGEKVEKHDQGIRDRVAQADTFVHAQDLPETDLLLAADYAAHEAGFAAAQAVTGGQSSLYHLDNTNPDRPRARALPEEIARVVQARAANPAWIKGMRAHGFRGAAEIAATLDHMAAFAHLAGAVSPHLFDLYHDATLGHEDTDHFLQDANPEAREAMVQRFGELHAAGLWQTRRNSILAGLEAAQ
- the cobW gene encoding cobalamin biosynthesis protein CobW; the protein is MTDLAKLPVTVVTGFLGSGKTTLIRQLMQNPGGKRLAIVVNEFGDVGVDGDILKSCAIPDCPAENIMELANGCICCTVADDFIPTIEALMALEPRPDHILIETSGLALPKPLLKAFDWPDIRSKITVDGVIALADAEAVAAGRFAPNVAAVDAQREADESIDHETPLSEVFEDQISCADIILLTKPDLAGPEGIAKAKAVIAAEVPRPLPVVEVAEGVVDPRIILGLEAAAEDDMDARPSHHDGPHDHDHEDFESIVVDIPELSDPEDLVRAVQELANAHNTLRVKGYAAVAGKPMRLLVQAVGARVRHQYDRPWQPGEARQGRLVVIAEHDDIKTETIKSVLGVKAIEPAE
- a CDS encoding DUF1636 domain-containing protein, whose protein sequence is MTTEATAFDGQTTELLVCVKCRRGMEIPEDERRPGQRLFDTLAGQEMPAGVRIKAVECLQNCNHGCTIALRGGDRWTYIYGNIDEVSHPDILLDGAARYNATTDGLIPWRERPEHFKRNCIARIPPLEIQND
- a CDS encoding DMT family transporter, translating into MRPDIATDTRANAVGSMWMVFAMAAFAVEDVFIKAASQNLPVGQILVIFGLGGSVLFAGMSLLNKDPLFTKDVISRPMRLRVFFEIIGRLFFVLAITLTPLSSATVILQATPLVVVAGAAWFFGENVGPRRWCAILIGMAGVLVIIRPGSDSFSMLSVLAVIGMLGFAGRDLASRAAPASLSAAILGLYGFLSVTIAGGLYSLWAQTSFVHPNGLDAFILLGATGAGVVAYTSLMKAMRSGDVSAVTPFRYTRLLFGIGFGVVLFGEQVEMTVFAGCGLIVVSGLFILWRGKNASARHNTDI
- a CDS encoding DUF2478 domain-containing protein encodes the protein MAPGKGDTDLLLFGFARRVLAQGLRVCGAVQENSETCGSGLCDMDVKIMPGGPIIRISQNLGPAAKGCRLDPDALENAVGLVSTELQKGADLLIVNKFGKHEAGGRGFRPVIAEALSLDVPVLVGLNALNLSAFDEFTGDLAQPLDATETALMEWFDQQGRAVTATA
- a CDS encoding HEAT repeat domain-containing protein produces the protein MQTNTLTAPDAQAALAPFAPFLNSQNEVLRSAAICALPTVLSQDIEGVRDALLTARLDPDPDVRSDAMEALVPLVRGGDTADILHSLKDDPVREVKLAAISALSHLCAPEAIPLLRSLVRSRSEDQVAWEDEGSDWEEWLDIQTAAIRALGEIGAEEAIDDMTAALMDEFGQSLDVPVFHALSQMGAVGVATLIEVFNLTTGASRRRAAAALARAAPEDFMLRLDEILAAPEAELRLLAIKAMAADDPGLQSLAQSDASALVRAAALRRASSAFLGLAQTCLGDPSDTVKAAALECLSFPLEPEFHEALVDNMLSWLPRCTPELAMGVIDRLVHLAPDRAVGPLVQILETGQSDLEVRVAASKALAAPELSVSTDLLAELLENPARQVRATLLTTLLVRSDSDEAALDLAAAFIAGAVAMPKRDPDESGLQSGPDAGTPKEGAGPRKIWITPEGDIMERDETPALEGQSTLDSILSDGNVIAPQSQAGETPEESGAKRARRRAVEGSDDLALSLAIDAMRVFRACDAPSLTEAMISRIEDPDDTVRRRAWEALSGRDLTPEITDKARAAFAGDDPLIRMSALRVLTRCPDSDILEPALKDEDALIRAEAALSLPPAKAVDYIKDNAVSVRQNVAQRILNCGKADLVEAAVVQVIMAERSDTLAVLARQSRSALQKALSMLAECGANHRRALVILRALASSQDLS